In one Effusibacillus pohliae DSM 22757 genomic region, the following are encoded:
- a CDS encoding putative holin-like toxin, whose product MTVYEALSLMIVFGILVATILSDRKKK is encoded by the coding sequence ATGACAGTATACGAGGCACTGTCCCTGATGATCGTATTCGGGATCTTGGTGGCGACGATACTGTCTGACAGAAAAAAGAAGTAG
- the dut gene encoding dUTP diphosphatase gives MERKLQVSVKKVSPLIGERFPLPYYATPGAAGMDLCACLDEPVVVPPGGKVRIPTGIAIQLPSPAYVALVFPRSGLASKHGINLANSVGVIDSDYTGEIQCVVVNQEQTMYTIQPGERIAQLVILPVLQADLRLVDELQPTERGSGGFGSTGK, from the coding sequence GTGGAGCGAAAGTTGCAAGTGTCGGTGAAAAAAGTGTCCCCGTTGATCGGGGAGCGATTTCCGTTGCCCTATTACGCAACTCCCGGCGCGGCCGGTATGGATTTGTGCGCATGTCTGGACGAGCCGGTGGTGGTTCCGCCGGGCGGGAAGGTGCGCATCCCGACCGGCATTGCGATTCAACTGCCTTCCCCCGCTTACGTGGCGCTCGTGTTTCCGCGCAGCGGGCTGGCCAGCAAGCACGGCATCAATCTGGCGAATTCGGTCGGCGTGATCGACAGCGATTATACCGGCGAAATCCAATGTGTCGTCGTCAACCAGGAACAGACCATGTATACGATTCAACCGGGCGAACGGATCGCCCAGTTGGTGATTCTGCCGGTGCTGCAGGCGGATCTGCGGCTGGTCGACGAATTGCAGCCGACCGAGCGTGGTTCCGGCGGTTTTGGCTCGACGGGCAAATAA
- a CDS encoding M16 family metallopeptidase: MQLVVEEIPSVRSVSLGVWVHTGSRDENQATNGISHFIEHMMFKGTDKRTARQIAELFDGIGGQVNAFTSKEYTCYYAKVLDEHFELALETLADMLIHSNFAPEELAKERKVIIEEIKMYEDTPDDQVHDLLALTMFPDHTLGYTILGPESNLLSFTRDDLLSYLNARYTPDNMVLAVAGNVRAEVVHKAAEQWFSELNGQRVETTHIPPVFEANKQVRRKATEQAHICLAAQGFAFDDPQMYPLILLNNIVGGSSSSRLFQEIREERGMAYSVYSFYSSYRDSGAFGVYTGTSPEQAQQVVDLIGKILAQLASEGITTAELQKAKEQVKGSLMLSLESTSSRMSRLGKNQLLLGKQITLDETIRRINDVTLDEIREVAEKVCSGPLAMAAIGPFDDLRLP; the protein is encoded by the coding sequence ATGCAACTCGTTGTGGAAGAGATTCCGTCCGTTCGGTCCGTATCGCTGGGCGTATGGGTACATACGGGCTCGCGCGACGAGAATCAGGCCACGAACGGGATTTCGCATTTTATCGAACATATGATGTTCAAGGGAACCGACAAGCGGACAGCCAGGCAAATCGCCGAGCTGTTTGACGGGATCGGCGGCCAGGTGAATGCGTTTACGTCAAAGGAATACACCTGCTATTACGCGAAGGTGTTGGACGAACATTTTGAACTGGCGCTGGAAACGCTGGCCGATATGTTGATTCACTCGAATTTTGCGCCGGAGGAACTGGCGAAAGAACGGAAAGTGATCATCGAGGAAATCAAAATGTACGAAGATACGCCGGACGATCAGGTGCACGACCTGCTGGCGCTGACGATGTTTCCGGACCATACGCTCGGGTATACGATTTTGGGGCCGGAATCGAATCTGCTGTCGTTTACGCGCGATGATTTGCTGTCGTACCTGAACGCCCGCTATACTCCGGACAATATGGTGTTGGCGGTAGCCGGCAATGTGCGGGCGGAAGTTGTACACAAAGCGGCCGAGCAATGGTTCTCCGAGCTGAACGGCCAGCGGGTGGAGACGACCCATATCCCGCCCGTATTTGAGGCGAACAAGCAGGTTCGACGGAAAGCGACCGAACAGGCTCACATCTGTCTTGCAGCACAAGGGTTTGCTTTTGATGACCCGCAGATGTATCCGCTGATCCTGTTGAATAATATCGTCGGCGGCAGTTCCAGCTCCCGGCTGTTCCAGGAGATTCGCGAAGAGCGCGGGATGGCGTATTCGGTCTACAGCTTCTATTCGTCTTATCGTGACAGCGGAGCATTCGGCGTTTATACCGGCACGTCCCCGGAACAGGCGCAGCAAGTGGTCGATTTGATCGGCAAGATATTGGCTCAACTCGCGAGCGAAGGGATTACAACGGCAGAACTGCAGAAAGCGAAAGAACAGGTGAAAGGTTCGCTGATGCTGTCGCTGGAGAGCACCAGTTCGCGGATGAGCCGCCTCGGCAAAAATCAGCTGCTGCTTGGCAAACAAATCACCCTGGATGAGACGATCCGCCGGATCAACGATGTGACGCTGGATGAGATCCGGGAAGTGGCGGAAAAAGTGTGCAGCGGTCCGCTGGCGATGGCTGCGATCGGGCCGTTTGACGATTTGCGGCTGCCGTAG
- the pnp gene encoding polyribonucleotide nucleotidyltransferase, whose amino-acid sequence MQETVTPQVFEIDLAGRKLTIETGKFAKQANAAVMVRYGETVVLATVTASKEPKDLDFFPLTVNYEERLYAVGKIPGGFIKREGRPSEKAILASRLIDRPIRPLFPEGFRNEVQIVDIVMSVDQDCAPEIAAMIGTSAALMISDVPFEGPIAGVIVGRIDGQFVINPTVEQEAKSDMHLTVAGTKDAIVMVEAGANEVPEEVMLEAIMFGHEEIKRLVAFQEEIQRAVGKPKMEVVLHAVDQTIDQQVRAYATEKLKAAIRTPEKQAREDAIHAVKEETVAYFQENDPELTEQQIADINEVLYNIVKEEVRRAIIFEGIRPDGRALDEVRPITSEVGILPRTHGSGLFTRGQTQALSVCTLGALGDVQILDGLDLEETKRFMHHYNFPPFSVGEARPIRAPGRREIGHGALGERALEPVIPSEDEFPYTIRLVSEVLESNGSTSQASICASCLAMMDAGVPIKAPVAGVAMGLVAEGDRFAVLTDIQGMEDHLGDMDFKVAGTANGVTALQMDIKIKGLSREILKQALEQAHRGRMHILGKMLEVIDKPREQLSKYAPRIITLKIHPDKIREVIGPGGRVINKIIEETGVKIDIEQDGRIYIATTDSEAGEKARSMIEAIVREVEVGCIYNGRVTRVEKYGAFVEVLPGKEGLVHISHLAEERVEKTEDVVKVGDHIMVKVTDIDPQGRVNLSRKAALRELRGEPPEPPAPSARRERDGRHGRGERDRERDRVSHRTEHKQ is encoded by the coding sequence ATGCAGGAAACTGTCACACCACAGGTTTTTGAAATAGACCTTGCGGGCAGAAAACTGACGATTGAGACAGGCAAGTTTGCGAAACAGGCAAACGCAGCTGTGATGGTTCGCTACGGGGAAACGGTGGTGCTGGCCACTGTCACGGCCTCGAAGGAGCCGAAGGACCTGGATTTTTTTCCGTTGACTGTCAACTATGAGGAACGGCTGTATGCGGTCGGGAAAATCCCCGGCGGCTTTATCAAACGGGAAGGCCGTCCGAGTGAAAAGGCGATTTTGGCGAGCCGATTGATTGACCGTCCGATCCGCCCGCTGTTTCCGGAAGGATTTCGGAACGAGGTGCAAATCGTCGACATCGTGATGTCGGTCGACCAGGATTGTGCTCCGGAAATTGCTGCGATGATTGGCACCTCGGCGGCGCTGATGATCTCCGATGTACCGTTTGAAGGGCCGATCGCCGGCGTGATCGTTGGCAGGATCGACGGGCAGTTCGTGATCAACCCGACTGTCGAGCAGGAAGCGAAAAGCGACATGCATTTGACGGTAGCGGGCACGAAAGACGCGATCGTGATGGTAGAAGCGGGCGCCAACGAGGTGCCGGAAGAAGTGATGCTGGAAGCGATCATGTTCGGCCACGAAGAAATCAAGCGGCTGGTCGCCTTCCAGGAAGAAATTCAGCGCGCCGTCGGCAAACCGAAAATGGAAGTGGTGCTGCACGCGGTGGATCAGACGATCGACCAGCAGGTCCGCGCGTATGCGACCGAGAAGCTGAAAGCGGCGATCCGCACGCCGGAAAAACAGGCCCGCGAAGACGCGATCCATGCGGTAAAAGAAGAGACGGTGGCGTACTTCCAAGAAAACGATCCGGAACTGACGGAACAGCAAATTGCTGATATTAACGAAGTTCTGTACAACATCGTGAAGGAAGAGGTACGCCGGGCGATTATTTTCGAAGGGATTCGCCCGGATGGCAGAGCGCTTGACGAAGTCCGGCCGATCACCAGTGAAGTGGGAATTTTGCCGCGGACGCACGGTTCCGGTCTGTTCACGCGCGGGCAGACACAGGCGCTGTCCGTCTGCACGCTGGGCGCGTTGGGCGACGTGCAGATCCTGGACGGGCTTGATCTGGAAGAGACGAAACGGTTCATGCACCATTACAATTTTCCGCCGTTTTCTGTCGGCGAAGCGCGGCCGATCCGGGCTCCCGGCCGGCGGGAAATCGGCCACGGGGCATTGGGCGAACGGGCGCTGGAACCGGTGATTCCGTCGGAAGACGAGTTCCCGTATACCATTCGCCTGGTGTCCGAAGTGCTGGAATCGAACGGCTCCACGTCGCAGGCCAGCATCTGCGCTTCCTGCCTGGCGATGATGGATGCCGGGGTGCCGATCAAGGCTCCCGTTGCCGGGGTTGCGATGGGTCTGGTGGCGGAAGGGGACCGGTTTGCCGTGTTGACTGACATCCAGGGCATGGAAGATCACCTGGGCGATATGGACTTCAAGGTGGCGGGCACTGCGAACGGCGTCACCGCTCTGCAGATGGATATCAAAATCAAGGGCCTCAGCCGGGAAATCCTCAAACAGGCGCTGGAACAGGCGCATCGCGGCCGGATGCACATCCTCGGCAAGATGCTGGAAGTGATCGACAAGCCGCGCGAACAGTTGTCCAAGTATGCACCGCGGATCATCACGCTGAAGATTCATCCGGACAAGATTCGCGAAGTGATTGGACCGGGCGGCCGCGTGATCAACAAGATCATCGAAGAAACCGGCGTGAAAATCGACATTGAACAGGACGGCCGGATCTACATCGCCACCACCGACAGCGAAGCAGGCGAGAAAGCCCGCTCGATGATCGAGGCGATCGTTCGTGAGGTGGAAGTCGGCTGCATCTACAACGGTCGCGTCACCCGAGTGGAAAAATATGGGGCGTTCGTGGAAGTGCTGCCTGGCAAGGAAGGGCTCGTCCACATCTCGCATCTGGCGGAAGAACGGGTGGAAAAGACGGAAGATGTGGTGAAAGTCGGCGATCACATCATGGTGAAAGTGACTGACATCGATCCGCAGGGGCGGGTCAATCTGTCGCGGAAAGCCGCCTTGCGGGAACTGCGCGGCGAACCGCCGGAGCCGCCTGCGCCGTCTGCGAGAAGGGAACGGGACGGCCGGCACGGACGCGGTGAGCGGGACCGCGAACGAGATCGCGTGTCCCACCGAACCGAACACAAGCAATAG
- a CDS encoding dipicolinate synthase subunit B has protein sequence MELKGKTIGVAITGSHCTYDEIRPVMKKLVELGVNVIPIVSYTVQTTDTRFAQADAWIAEIEQITGRKPITSIVEAEPLGPSRLLDALLIAPCTGNTISRLANAMTDSPVLMAAKATMRNDRPVVLAISTNDGLGLNMSNIAKLMSAKNIFMVPFGQDDPFKKMNSLVANMDLVYATLEAALEKKQLQPVLIERYKK, from the coding sequence ATGGAACTGAAGGGCAAGACGATCGGTGTTGCAATCACCGGTTCTCATTGCACATACGACGAGATTCGCCCGGTCATGAAAAAGTTGGTCGAGTTAGGGGTGAACGTCATCCCGATTGTTTCCTATACGGTGCAAACCACCGATACCCGCTTCGCGCAAGCGGACGCCTGGATTGCGGAAATCGAGCAGATCACCGGTCGCAAGCCGATCACTTCGATCGTCGAGGCGGAACCGCTGGGCCCTAGCAGGCTGCTGGACGCCCTGTTGATCGCCCCCTGCACAGGCAACACGATCTCCCGGTTGGCGAACGCGATGACCGATTCGCCCGTTTTGATGGCTGCGAAAGCGACGATGCGCAATGATCGGCCGGTGGTCTTGGCGATCTCGACCAATGACGGTTTGGGGTTGAACATGTCGAACATTGCAAAATTAATGTCCGCAAAGAATATTTTTATGGTACCATTTGGTCAGGATGATCCCTTTAAAAAGATGAACTCCCTGGTGGCGAACATGGACCTGGTCTACGCCACATTGGAAGCTGCACTGGAGAAGAAACAACTGCAGCCCGTTCTGATCGAACGATATAAAAAGTAG
- a CDS encoding bifunctional riboflavin kinase/FAD synthetase, whose product MKTVRIAGIAGNQPFEPSVMALGNFDGVHKGHRQIVREAGELARQKGVSLSVMTFDPHPRQVLGAGANYDRQLTPLPIKLQALAELGVEICYVVQFDERFAAIPADRFVADFLARMNATAIVVGFDYRFGAGGRADASVLRELAERFGKTVHVVQAVNLYGEKVSSSFIREKLLLGEVKLAAELLGKPYAVVGEVVRGEGRGKLLGFPTANVEPLYKFVLPRTGVYLIRAHLLDSQETRYGVMNIGFKPTFHDLEEGVTLEAHLFDFSGNLYHRQIRIEFLDFLRSEKKFNSARDLIAQIQADVQEAKRRLANSPTK is encoded by the coding sequence GTGAAGACAGTTCGAATTGCAGGAATAGCGGGTAACCAGCCGTTCGAACCGAGCGTGATGGCGCTCGGCAATTTTGACGGAGTACATAAAGGGCATCGGCAGATAGTCCGGGAAGCGGGCGAACTAGCCAGGCAAAAAGGCGTCAGTCTGTCGGTCATGACATTCGATCCGCATCCGCGGCAAGTGTTGGGAGCGGGCGCCAACTATGATCGGCAATTGACCCCTTTGCCGATCAAGCTGCAGGCGCTTGCGGAGCTGGGAGTGGAGATTTGTTACGTTGTGCAGTTTGACGAGCGGTTTGCCGCCATCCCGGCGGACCGGTTTGTGGCCGATTTTCTCGCGCGGATGAACGCGACCGCGATCGTCGTCGGGTTTGACTACCGGTTTGGGGCTGGCGGGCGGGCCGATGCTTCCGTCTTGCGGGAATTGGCGGAACGGTTCGGCAAAACGGTGCATGTGGTGCAGGCTGTGAATCTCTATGGGGAGAAAGTTTCTTCCTCGTTTATCCGGGAGAAACTGCTGTTGGGAGAAGTGAAGCTGGCAGCCGAGCTGCTCGGCAAACCTTACGCGGTGGTTGGAGAGGTTGTCCGGGGGGAAGGACGCGGCAAGCTGCTCGGATTTCCGACTGCCAATGTGGAACCGCTGTACAAATTTGTGCTGCCGCGCACCGGCGTCTATTTGATCAGGGCGCATCTGCTGGATTCGCAAGAAACACGCTACGGCGTGATGAATATCGGCTTCAAGCCGACGTTTCACGACTTGGAGGAAGGGGTCACGCTGGAGGCCCACCTGTTCGATTTTTCCGGGAATTTGTACCACCGGCAAATCCGCATCGAGTTTCTCGATTTCCTGCGGTCGGAGAAAAAATTCAACTCCGCCCGCGACCTGATCGCCCAGATTCAGGCGGATGTGCAGGAAGCGAAACGGCGGCTGGCAAACAGCCCCACGAAGTGA
- the dpsA gene encoding dipicolinate synthase subunit DpsA: MLTGIKMAFLGGDARIIEVIQHALDLDASVYLIGFDDLELKMADAVKTNLSVDVLQDLDALILPVTGMSEDWTISSRYSARPVVLTDEHFAALSKKCKIFTGIARTVLTEACRRHGLKLIKLMELDEVAILNSIPSAEGAIQMAMENTDFTIHGSDVAVLGFGRCGMTIARMCAGIGARVKVGARKESDLARIYEMGFQAFPLSQINRELQQVDIVFNTIPAPVVTSEVLSRMQKTCVIIDIASSPGGTDFRFAEKRGIKALLAPSLPGIVAPKTAGQIMAKTICRLVLDHA, encoded by the coding sequence ATGTTAACAGGTATTAAGATGGCGTTCCTGGGCGGAGACGCGCGGATCATCGAAGTGATTCAGCACGCCCTCGATTTGGACGCCTCCGTGTACCTGATCGGATTTGACGACCTGGAACTGAAGATGGCAGACGCTGTGAAAACCAACCTGTCAGTCGATGTTCTGCAGGATTTGGATGCACTGATCCTGCCGGTCACCGGAATGAGCGAGGATTGGACGATCAGCTCCCGCTATTCCGCTCGGCCGGTTGTGTTGACCGACGAGCATTTTGCCGCCCTCTCGAAAAAATGCAAGATTTTCACCGGCATCGCCCGGACCGTCCTGACGGAAGCGTGCCGCCGGCACGGATTGAAGCTGATCAAGCTGATGGAACTGGATGAAGTGGCCATTTTGAACTCGATTCCATCGGCCGAAGGGGCCATTCAAATGGCGATGGAAAACACCGATTTTACCATTCATGGTTCCGATGTGGCGGTGCTCGGCTTCGGCCGTTGCGGCATGACGATCGCCCGCATGTGTGCCGGGATCGGGGCGAGAGTGAAGGTCGGGGCGCGCAAAGAATCCGATCTTGCGAGAATCTATGAGATGGGGTTTCAGGCGTTCCCGCTGTCCCAGATCAACCGGGAGCTGCAGCAGGTGGATATCGTGTTTAACACGATTCCCGCACCGGTCGTCACATCGGAAGTTTTGTCCCGCATGCAGAAAACGTGCGTCATCATCGACATCGCGTCGAGTCCGGGCGGCACCGATTTCCGGTTTGCCGAAAAAAGAGGCATCAAAGCGCTGCTTGCTCCCAGCCTGCCAGGGATCGTTGCACCCAAGACGGCGGGCCAGATCATGGCCAAAACGATCTGCCGGCTCGTTTTGGATCACGCATAG
- a CDS encoding aspartate-semialdehyde dehydrogenase, producing MERKKLYNVAVVGATGAVGQKMLETLEKRSFPVGELRPLASARSAGQQVTFQGNTYTVQEATPEAFVGIDFALFSAGGSVSEKLAPAAVERGAVVIDNTSAFRMLPEVPLVVPEVNAHKISQHRGIIANPNCSTIQMVVALKPIYDAYGIDRIIVSTYQAVSGSGQAAIDELREQTRAVLDRQPANPQVLPVKSLPKHHPIAFNAIPQIDVFEENGFTREEMKMVNETRKIFGDDSIQITATCVRIPVFYGHSESVYVETRKPFDLAEVRSLLESAPGVKVVDNLAEQEYPMAIDAEGRYDTFVGRIRRDLFHPRGLNMWIVSDNVLKGAALNAVQIAEYMVKSK from the coding sequence ATGGAGAGGAAAAAGCTTTACAATGTAGCAGTCGTTGGGGCTACAGGTGCGGTTGGACAAAAGATGTTGGAGACGCTCGAAAAACGTAGCTTTCCGGTGGGGGAACTGCGTCCTTTGGCGTCCGCCAGATCGGCAGGACAACAGGTAACCTTCCAAGGCAACACGTACACCGTTCAAGAAGCGACTCCGGAAGCGTTTGTCGGTATCGATTTTGCCCTGTTTTCCGCAGGCGGATCTGTCTCCGAAAAACTGGCTCCGGCGGCTGTCGAGCGGGGAGCGGTGGTGATCGACAACACCAGCGCGTTCCGGATGCTGCCGGAAGTTCCTCTCGTCGTGCCGGAAGTCAACGCTCATAAAATTTCGCAGCACAGAGGCATCATCGCCAACCCGAACTGCTCCACCATTCAGATGGTGGTGGCCCTCAAGCCGATTTATGATGCCTACGGAATCGACCGAATCATCGTTTCGACGTATCAGGCGGTCTCCGGTTCCGGCCAAGCGGCGATTGATGAACTGCGCGAGCAGACGCGGGCTGTGCTGGACCGACAACCGGCTAACCCGCAGGTGCTGCCGGTGAAATCCCTGCCGAAACATCACCCAATCGCCTTCAATGCGATTCCGCAGATCGATGTGTTCGAAGAAAATGGGTTCACCCGCGAAGAGATGAAAATGGTGAACGAAACGCGCAAGATTTTTGGCGACGATTCGATTCAGATCACGGCCACGTGCGTCCGGATCCCCGTTTTCTACGGACATTCCGAGTCGGTCTATGTGGAAACGCGCAAGCCGTTTGACCTGGCGGAAGTACGGTCGCTGCTGGAATCGGCGCCGGGCGTCAAAGTGGTCGACAACCTGGCGGAACAGGAATATCCGATGGCAATCGATGCGGAAGGCCGGTACGACACATTTGTCGGCAGGATTCGCCGCGATCTGTTCCATCCGCGCGGCCTGAACATGTGGATCGTATCGGATAACGTGCTGAAAGGAGCCGCTCTGAACGCGGTACAAATAGCCGAATATATGGTGAAATCCAAGTAA
- the truB gene encoding tRNA pseudouridine(55) synthase TruB encodes MNGILVIDKPKGMTSQQVVGRVKKILGVKKVGHTGTLDPDVDGVLPLCIGQATRLAEYLLDQSKAYAAELTLGYSTDTQDASGEIVERVAHVSVTEAEIRAAFDKFCGEIEQVPPAFSALKINGRRAYDLARQGERVALPPRRVTIYELAITELELDCELPRVRFRVECSKGTYVRTLCHDIGQTLGIPAHMSRLTRTRSGPFTLQMAHSLDVIGQAAAEGRIADYLLPPSVAVADFPCYVVTDRQARRVFNGLEMSFSAAGQERETGERIRLESASGQLLAIYRVVDSDGQTIRTKPEKVFNA; translated from the coding sequence ATGAACGGAATCCTGGTGATCGACAAACCGAAAGGCATGACGTCGCAGCAGGTGGTGGGCCGAGTCAAAAAGATTCTCGGCGTGAAGAAGGTCGGCCATACCGGAACGCTCGATCCCGATGTGGACGGCGTGCTCCCGTTGTGCATCGGGCAGGCCACCCGCCTCGCCGAATACCTGCTCGACCAGAGCAAAGCGTACGCAGCCGAACTGACGCTCGGGTACTCGACCGACACGCAGGACGCATCGGGCGAAATCGTCGAACGGGTGGCGCATGTGTCTGTGACGGAGGCGGAAATTCGGGCGGCATTCGACAAATTTTGCGGTGAGATTGAACAGGTTCCACCGGCGTTTTCCGCGCTCAAAATCAACGGCCGGCGGGCTTACGACCTGGCCCGGCAAGGGGAGCGGGTGGCGCTGCCTCCGCGCAGGGTGACGATCTACGAGCTCGCGATTACGGAACTGGAATTGGACTGCGAGCTGCCGCGGGTCCGGTTCCGCGTGGAATGTTCAAAAGGCACCTATGTGCGGACGCTTTGCCACGACATCGGACAAACGCTTGGGATTCCCGCCCATATGTCGCGGTTGACGCGCACCCGTTCGGGTCCTTTCACGCTGCAGATGGCCCATTCGCTCGACGTGATCGGGCAGGCGGCAGCGGAAGGGCGGATCGCGGATTATCTGTTGCCGCCGTCGGTTGCTGTGGCCGATTTTCCGTGCTATGTCGTGACCGACAGACAGGCGAGACGGGTGTTCAACGGACTGGAGATGTCGTTTTCCGCCGCCGGACAGGAACGGGAAACGGGGGAACGAATCCGGCTCGAATCGGCCAGCGGCCAATTGCTGGCGATCTACCGGGTGGTGGACAGCGACGGACAGACGATCCGCACAAAGCCGGAGAAAGTGTTCAACGCGTGA
- the rpsO gene encoding 30S ribosomal protein S15, which translates to MSLSAEQKQALIDEFKVHENDTGSPEVQIAILTNKINYLNEHLRVHKKDHHSRRGLLKMVGHRRNLLNYLRKKDINRYRAVVEKLGLRK; encoded by the coding sequence ATGTCGTTGTCCGCTGAACAAAAACAGGCTTTGATCGACGAGTTCAAGGTGCATGAAAACGACACCGGATCGCCGGAAGTGCAAATCGCGATCCTGACCAACAAGATCAACTACCTGAACGAGCATTTGCGCGTTCACAAGAAGGATCACCACTCTCGCCGTGGCCTTCTGAAAATGGTCGGACATCGCCGGAACTTGTTGAACTACCTTCGCAAGAAGGATATCAACCGGTACCGTGCGGTGGTGGAAAAACTGGGCCTGCGGAAATAA
- a CDS encoding polysaccharide deacetylase family protein → MRSYVVASLLAAFLGITLQTATGQPAGVQPQAASVQSISREDLQHEAARRYQKPIDAVVSKAGKPNIIPELNGIELDVEATAENMRKMGGRGPECYIYRQILPKVKMSDFPNLPVYQGNPHKQEMALMVNVAWGTEYLDGILQVLRENGVKATFFLDGSWLKKNPDAAKRIVAEGHEIGNHAYTHPDMAALPPAKQAEQIAKTQEEIRKVLGVQSKWFAPPSGSYNETTVKIAREHGMGTVLWTLDTVDWRRPSQAEIIRRIVPNAKNGALVLMHPTEPTLGALRTLVPDLKQKGFQLVTVSELLSPIRKVQ, encoded by the coding sequence ATGCGATCGTATGTTGTCGCCAGCTTGTTGGCCGCTTTCTTGGGGATCACTCTGCAGACCGCTACGGGGCAGCCGGCAGGTGTTCAACCGCAAGCGGCTTCGGTGCAATCGATATCGCGCGAAGATTTGCAACACGAGGCCGCCAGGCGCTATCAAAAGCCGATCGACGCGGTGGTCAGCAAAGCGGGCAAACCGAACATCATCCCGGAGTTGAACGGGATCGAGCTGGATGTGGAAGCGACAGCGGAAAACATGAGAAAAATGGGCGGACGCGGTCCCGAGTGCTACATCTACCGGCAGATTCTGCCGAAAGTGAAGATGAGCGATTTTCCCAACCTACCGGTCTATCAGGGGAACCCGCACAAACAGGAAATGGCGTTAATGGTCAACGTGGCATGGGGAACCGAGTATCTCGACGGCATTCTGCAGGTGTTGAGGGAAAACGGGGTGAAGGCGACGTTCTTTCTCGACGGGTCATGGCTCAAAAAAAATCCGGATGCCGCCAAACGAATTGTGGCGGAAGGCCATGAGATCGGCAACCACGCGTACACGCATCCCGATATGGCTGCCCTACCGCCGGCGAAACAGGCGGAGCAAATTGCCAAAACGCAGGAGGAAATCCGCAAGGTACTCGGCGTACAAAGCAAGTGGTTCGCTCCGCCGTCCGGTTCCTACAACGAGACCACCGTAAAAATCGCAAGGGAGCACGGCATGGGCACCGTCTTGTGGACGCTTGATACGGTCGATTGGCGCCGACCGTCGCAAGCGGAGATTATCAGGCGGATTGTTCCGAACGCGAAAAACGGGGCGCTCGTGTTGATGCATCCGACCGAACCAACTTTAGGCGCGCTGCGTACTCTAGTACCAGACCTGAAGCAAAAGGGGTTCCAATTGGTTACGGTCAGTGAACTGCTGTCGCCGATCCGCAAGGTCCAATAA
- a CDS encoding YlmC/YmxH family sporulation protein produces MRLSELAGRELIDLHNGQKIGQLHDADLWIDTETGKIGYLILPENVRRFGFGKKQDEQSVPWEAVRKIGADMILLDLNHKQSDRK; encoded by the coding sequence ATGCGACTCAGCGAGTTGGCGGGCCGGGAACTGATCGACTTACATAACGGGCAAAAAATCGGGCAACTGCATGATGCCGATCTGTGGATCGATACGGAAACGGGGAAGATCGGCTATCTGATTTTGCCGGAAAACGTCCGGCGTTTCGGATTTGGCAAGAAACAGGACGAACAGTCGGTGCCGTGGGAAGCGGTGCGAAAAATCGGAGCGGACATGATCCTGCTGGATCTCAACCACAAGCAGTCGGATCGCAAGTGA